CGGCATAGGCATTATGAATGTTATGCTTGTCACAGTAACTGAAAGAACAAGGGAGATAGGCATAAGAAAAGCACTTGGAGCAACTAGAGCTAGCATCTTGACCCAATTTCTAACTGAAGCGCTTGTCATAAGTTTTATAGGAGCAGGTGCCGGCCTTGGGATTGCCATCTTAGCCATTTATATAATAAGGCAAGTAAGCACGGCACTGCATCCTGTTCTCACAATTACTAGTATTATCATGGCCTTTGTTATGGCTTTTGCTGTAGGAATAATCTTTGGAGTGGCTCCTGCAGTAAGAGCAGCAAATAAGAATCCAATCGAGGCGTTAAGATATGAATAGTGGCAGTGCTGCAGTGTTGCAGTGTTGCAGTTTTGCGGTTTTGCGGTTTTGCGGTTTTACAGTATTGCAGCGCTATTATTTAATTCTAATTTCAGCTCTGTCTTCCATTACGTCTATCTCAGTGCCAAAGGCTTGAGATATTGTCTTGAGCCTTTTAAGGATTGAGTTTGCACTGCTTCCCTTTGCGACTTGAGGTTTTCCTGACGGGGTGATCTTAACGGGGATAGCCTCGACCTTGGATACGGTATCGCCGGTCAACTCTACTTTTAAGATATAGGTCTCACTGGTCTTTGCGCCACGATTGGGGAAAATAAAGTTGCCTAAACTGTACGCAATAACTTTGCCTTTATATGTTTCAATGCCCTGCATAACATGTGGATGGTGGCCTATTGCAACATCGGCACCTGCGTCGATAAATCTTCTTGCTAGCTGGATCTGAGAGGCTTGAGCGGTATCTTCCAGCTCAACGCCCCAGTGAAACGAGGCAATTACAAAATCATTTTCCGCTGCAGCCTTTCTAACATAGCTTTCAAGAGCAGGCCAGTTTGTCTTGGAATTTGCGATACCTGGTCTTTGACTGGTCACCCAAAATCCGGGTGGCACAACTGAAGAATAGGAGAAAAACGCTATCTTTTTGCCTTTTACGCTCAGAAGAGCCGGGCCATATACTTCCGCATGGTTGACCCCTGCTCCAGCGTGGTAGATACTGCTTTGGTCAAGGGCTTTTATTGTGTCAACAAATGCATCCGGGCCGTAATCCATTATATGGTTGTTGGCAAGTGAAACTAAGTTAATTCCTGCAGATCGCATAGTCCTGGCTACTTCAGGTGAGCTGCGAAAGGTATATTCTTTGCCTTCCACTGCTTGACCCCTGGTTGACAAAGGCCCCTCCAAGTTGCCGACAACAATATCACCCGCCTGAAACACATCTTTTACTCCGACAAAAGGCTCCTCTATCCCCTTGCTTTTTATCATCGAAGCAACCTGTCGGTCAAACATCATATCGCCGCAGCCCAGGAACACGATAGCGTTTGCTTGGCGTTTGCCTTTTGGCCTCTGAACATGCTTATTATCCAGATTATTATCCGCTGATGCCAAGGTGTCAGTGGATTCTTTGGCAGCGGTCATACTGTTTTTGCTAACAGTCTCGATCTTTTTGCCAGCCGAGGAGGTGGTATTGCGCACGGCTCTTCCCTTTAAGAGCCAAAGTGGAACAGCGGCTATGAGAATCAGGATTAAAAGCAGGAGAAAGATTCGCTTATACCTTATCTTTTTTCTTGCCTTTGCCCTTGAATGCCTGGCCGACCTCGAGAACTTGCTTTTTTCGATATCTTGCTGTGGGCGTTGGCTATTCCATTGATTGTTCTCTTCCATATGTCCTTCTGGAGCTTAAATTGGCATTATTTGCAATAAAGTTTCTGTAAAACTATTTTTACAGAGCTATTTTATCCCTAGCATGTACAACCCATAATGACTAACTTGTGGTGGATTTTCAAGTTTTATGTCTTAAGCAATAGATATTTAGAACAGCATGCCAATAAATAGAAATCCTAAACAAAAAGCTCATGCCAAATATAAGATACATGACCTCAGTAACCGTTTGAAGCTCGCTTGAATCTGGTGCTTAAGCTTAAGGGGTCAAGTCTTGTTAAGGGGTCAAGTCTTGAATCTTGCCTGATCCTTGATACAATGAGGTAATTGGCATATTTGCGCTTATGTACTAATTGAAAAAACAGAAGAAGTGCTTTTTAAACTGGCCTACCCTGGATGAACTTGATGAAAATATCTTATCCGTCTCTGACTTAAGAGATAAAAAATAATTGATAAAAACTTTGTAAGCTTTAGAGATGCCAAGATTCAAGACCTGACCCTATTTTCCTAGCAGAGGAAATCGCGTCCCTCCTGGCCCTGGCCCCTGGCTGTTTTTAAGATGAACATTCTCGTAGTGGAAGTGATGGCTCTTTGTCAAGAATATGTGCCATTGCAACTAGTGCGTATAAAATACATAAATGCGCAGGAACGTCCCAGACTCCCTTATGCACATATAAGTATTTGTGGTATTTGTAGGAACGTCCCGGTTGCCGGTTGCCTTCAACCTGGAGTTTAAACTTTCCTGAGTATTTCTTTCGTGTTCTTCCCATGGCAACCATTCCTTTCATATCCTTGATTTTACAGGTTGCCATTCACTCTTGAGCATACTGGTTCAAGCTGGCGGGTTCATATCCTCCG
The Bacillota bacterium DNA segment above includes these coding regions:
- a CDS encoding CapA family protein gives rise to the protein MEENNQWNSQRPQQDIEKSKFSRSARHSRAKARKKIRYKRIFLLLLILILIAAVPLWLLKGRAVRNTTSSAGKKIETVSKNSMTAAKESTDTLASADNNLDNKHVQRPKGKRQANAIVFLGCGDMMFDRQVASMIKSKGIEEPFVGVKDVFQAGDIVVGNLEGPLSTRGQAVEGKEYTFRSSPEVARTMRSAGINLVSLANNHIMDYGPDAFVDTIKALDQSSIYHAGAGVNHAEVYGPALLSVKGKKIAFFSYSSVVPPGFWVTSQRPGIANSKTNWPALESYVRKAAAENDFVIASFHWGVELEDTAQASQIQLARRFIDAGADVAIGHHPHVMQGIETYKGKVIAYSLGNFIFPNRGAKTSETYILKVELTGDTVSKVEAIPVKITPSGKPQVAKGSSANSILKRLKTISQAFGTEIDVMEDRAEIRIK